In Tissierellales bacterium, the genomic window ATACATTTTACAAATATGTTGAAGCTTATCCAACTACTGTATTTGTGGACCAGAACGGAAATATTGTTGGGAAAGAGCAGGTAGGAGTTCCTGAAAATGGATATGGAGAACTTATTAATGACGCACTAGAAACCATTGGGAAAGAAAGAAGTGTGAAATGAAATTTAAAGTAAGAACTACGATTTTTTTTGCTGCGATTCTTTTTATAGTAATTGGAATAACTCGAGAGGAGCACTTAGTAGTAATGAAAAAAGCTGTAAATATTTGTCTTGAGTGCATAGGTATTGGATAATGAATGGAAAAAAACAATCAAAAATGCGAATTATTATACAATTAGTTATGGCTATTTTTTTCAATGGATATTTGACTGGATTTGCTAAAGGAAAAATATTTAAAGGAAGTAGTAAAGGGCTTTGTGTACCAGTTT contains:
- a CDS encoding CD1871A family CXXC motif-containing protein, whose amino-acid sequence is MKFKVRTTIFFAAILFIVIGITREEHLVVMKKAVNICLECIGIG